One Chloroflexota bacterium DNA window includes the following coding sequences:
- a CDS encoding NACHT domain-containing protein, whose product MQKKPRQEANARAKQAYTLVNDLREQLGFTWNDISQATTYAQSSISNWRGRGIGTTQITLVGDLIRLFAKGNRGLQCTADDAARLVSLTYPEHVVAEHYQYLLGLFSHTELALALHLHAPFVAYTLEQAGMLCLNVRPEIHLHLGRLQAPRELQLIGRERLLKHWRARLLKPDLRLLTIGGPGGIGKTQFALHLADKLQQQFTSVQSIDLSNITQAEDVVGVLVRQILPPDQPQTAGTPTELGQLIDYVRQRQMLLVLDNLEQLLRPGEGLEQIQRLLHELLKATDWLKLIVTSRQTLNLPFWEHICELPPLAVSASEPENSGISPAVQLFIKRAQTWDATFTPTLEQLQEISAICTRLDGIPLAIELAAARLRQIGALTPWLTQLNLLGFASFDQAGGSLDRHQTLRATIEWSYCLLRADEQRIFQQLAIFADGWSLDAAQAICFPTLDQAYGLSMLGRLVDTSLIQVMPKATSHQRYTMYNVIREFALEYFANDQTAVEIAQRHAHYYSQLAINLTTKIKSSDRSNALAELESLHANIAIALEWLIEHQLLEAATLADSLTYFWGVRGYARDGLRILLRFEPTALPQALRPQFHYNLGWLYDSLRDYDAASKHYQICASYWKHQPSSLDWARVLYAQGRVARSQNHFTEAERLLTESLVALADQPEPWLQTAILSVLGWVQTQMNTFEIAESTLQESRRLSRSVGDPDLEAITLLNMGSLCARMAEYASAQAYLIQAKAIFEQLGNLGQLAVCLNNLVAASSDDHNYSQAIDYLAELLPLLKTLDDHEGIIYWYLNRGELALKQDQFAQARADYVSALRQAERANFGWPYGASITALANIQAKIGHFTAAAQLIGAADQAYEVCGADAALFDPWRSQTLGLIQQQLNPEQELHLHKQGKRMPIGRIIQLSVSE is encoded by the coding sequence ATGCAGAAAAAACCACGGCAGGAGGCTAACGCTCGGGCCAAGCAGGCCTATACTTTGGTCAATGATCTGCGGGAGCAACTGGGGTTTACTTGGAATGATATTTCTCAGGCAACGACATATGCACAATCATCAATTAGTAATTGGCGAGGGCGAGGGATTGGTACAACTCAAATCACGCTGGTTGGCGATCTGATTAGGTTGTTTGCCAAGGGCAACCGTGGGCTACAATGTACTGCCGATGATGCCGCGCGGCTCGTAAGTTTAACCTACCCTGAGCACGTTGTGGCGGAGCACTATCAATATCTGCTGGGGCTCTTCAGCCATACTGAACTTGCGCTCGCACTCCATCTTCATGCGCCATTTGTGGCCTATACCCTTGAGCAAGCAGGCATGCTTTGCTTAAATGTACGGCCTGAAATCCATTTACATCTAGGGCGGCTGCAAGCACCACGCGAGCTTCAATTAATTGGGCGTGAGCGGTTGCTGAAACACTGGCGTGCCCGTTTGCTTAAGCCCGATCTTCGCTTGCTGACGATTGGAGGGCCAGGTGGGATTGGCAAAACCCAATTTGCCCTGCATCTTGCCGATAAACTTCAACAACAATTTACTAGCGTTCAAAGTATCGATCTTAGCAATATTACGCAGGCCGAGGATGTAGTTGGGGTGCTCGTTCGCCAGATTTTGCCCCCCGATCAACCACAAACTGCTGGTACTCCAACTGAACTTGGTCAATTGATCGACTATGTGCGCCAACGGCAGATGTTGCTTGTGTTAGACAATCTTGAGCAGCTTTTGCGACCAGGTGAGGGGCTTGAACAGATTCAGCGCTTGCTGCATGAATTGCTCAAGGCTACCGATTGGCTCAAACTGATTGTCACCAGCCGTCAAACCCTGAATCTTCCATTTTGGGAGCATATCTGTGAACTACCTCCGCTTGCAGTATCAGCATCTGAGCCTGAAAATTCTGGCATCAGCCCAGCAGTTCAACTGTTTATCAAGCGTGCGCAAACATGGGATGCTACCTTTACCCCTACGCTTGAACAGCTGCAGGAGATTAGCGCAATTTGCACACGGCTTGATGGGATTCCTTTGGCGATTGAACTTGCAGCAGCCCGTTTACGCCAAATTGGAGCCTTGACTCCTTGGCTTACCCAGCTTAATCTCTTGGGCTTTGCCTCGTTTGATCAAGCTGGTGGCTCACTTGATCGGCATCAGACATTGCGGGCTACGATTGAATGGAGTTATTGTCTTTTAAGGGCTGACGAGCAACGAATTTTTCAGCAACTTGCTATTTTTGCCGATGGATGGAGTCTTGATGCAGCCCAAGCGATTTGTTTTCCGACCCTCGACCAAGCCTATGGCTTAAGTATGCTTGGGCGCTTGGTTGATACATCGCTGATTCAAGTGATGCCAAAAGCGACGAGCCATCAACGCTATACCATGTACAATGTCATTCGTGAATTTGCCCTCGAATATTTTGCCAATGATCAAACTGCAGTTGAGATTGCCCAACGCCATGCTCACTACTATAGCCAACTCGCCATCAATTTGACCACCAAAATTAAAAGTTCTGACCGTTCCAATGCGTTGGCAGAACTTGAATCGTTGCATGCGAATATTGCGATAGCTCTCGAATGGTTGATTGAACATCAATTGCTTGAGGCTGCCACCCTTGCCGATAGCTTGACATATTTTTGGGGAGTGCGGGGATATGCCCGTGATGGCTTGCGCATCCTATTGCGTTTCGAGCCAACAGCGCTACCGCAAGCACTTCGTCCGCAGTTTCACTATAATCTTGGCTGGCTTTACGATAGCTTGCGCGATTATGATGCTGCATCGAAACACTATCAGATTTGTGCCAGTTATTGGAAACACCAGCCTTCATCGCTGGATTGGGCGAGGGTGCTTTATGCCCAAGGGCGGGTTGCTCGTTCGCAAAACCATTTTACCGAGGCTGAGCGTTTGTTAACCGAAAGTTTGGTGGCACTTGCTGATCAGCCTGAACCATGGCTTCAGACGGCAATATTAAGTGTGCTTGGTTGGGTCCAAACCCAGATGAATACATTTGAAATAGCCGAGTCCACCCTGCAGGAGAGTCGGAGGCTGAGCCGCTCCGTTGGTGATCCAGATCTCGAAGCGATCACTTTGCTGAATATGGGTAGTTTGTGTGCTCGAATGGCAGAGTATGCCTCGGCTCAGGCCTACCTTATTCAGGCAAAAGCGATCTTTGAACAACTTGGCAACCTTGGGCAATTGGCGGTTTGTCTTAATAATTTGGTAGCAGCCAGTAGTGATGACCATAACTATAGCCAGGCAATCGATTATCTTGCCGAATTGCTGCCGCTGCTCAAGACCCTTGATGATCACGAGGGAATCATCTATTGGTATCTAAACCGCGGCGAGCTGGCACTTAAACAAGACCAATTCGCCCAAGCTCGGGCTGATTATGTGAGTGCGTTGCGCCAAGCCGAGCGAGCTAATTTTGGGTGGCCGTATGGGGCATCAATAACGGCCTTAGCCAATATCCAAGCTAAAATTGGTCATTTTACAGCTGCTGCCCAATTGATTGGTGCTGCTGATCAAGCCTACGAGGTATGTGGTGCTGATGCTGCACTCTTTGATCCATGGCGCTCGCAAACGCTTGGCTTAATTCAACAACAGCTCAATCCTGAGCAGGAGCTACACCTGCATAAACAAGGTAAACGGATGCCGATTGGGCGGATTATCCAACTGAGTGTTAGCGAGTAA
- a CDS encoding VCBS repeat-containing protein — MFLLSTLHRFRIIALLLLTLSFLPHTHTNQQLLAAPASPQTVTLEPIWLANDRYETTSTAWGDSDNDGWLDVFFGDDAGGIRMYRNQRGSLEPLPSWYVDVDDNDRVRDIALGDMNRDNWLDLVVVTFDGPILIYLNQQGHFPNHPSWRSPLLHHGWSLALGDMNGDGNLDVVVACYKNKAVMYYNQGDGTLGASPVWNSDIALPAVYVALDDVDGDHDLDAAFANYSGNAKTQVYHNLNGLLTANPVWQAPQIEASTSVVWRNIDHDTYPELFIASESHGNRFFDNISGTLALTPTWSSTNPDKTQDLIVEDIDGDYDLDVISVSGNTPQQPHGPMQIYLAQAGTYPETPDWTSNERDISYGLAAGDIDNDGDLDIIRSNNEDPNRLYLNGQAPFAAPQWALPVGISVRGMAWGDFDADNLLDLAIASYQGVQVYQNIGGSLSTTPIWQSSGQDNLFDIAWADMNMDGKLDLVTASRTGLAMFLNHGDGNFGPNGRPGWQDVRLGTDYASLAIGDVDNDGDLDMAVGRNQAPIYILGNRATEPPPIGQTQPFSVTMYDAWVAPVVQATRNLAWGDVDGDGDIDLAVANDGQPTQVYRNDGLRDPLALTPHYQFNLLWNNITYRDRTRDIAWADINSDGLQDLLVANYNQPNRVFLNQGETLDVRPIWSSRENDPSNGLEACDIEGDGDLDLLAFNEGTPSRLYLNEAGSLSRSALWSTPTAGRAFAGACGDADADGDHDLAIAYLSASGENQGTNPADTITTAIYQNQRFNLLHQGVIPQPLLEHPGGLAADGIANPTILSDPQLPISYSLRYAPARQVDLAFSRMGGGHWTAAIPLSGTLGEPNLGPNSYTWDLFRSGVRGSNDTMAVQLRMYPSVLPQAHSTAGSYRYGAYTTNSFPFRVRGTGVRVLHATAEQPPIAAAGAIVYRLGAGQSGGGRPMAASQGSAPFITDGQGYLQGQSELRPDDRLIALVPITTTYAYSLYHTNGVPTEMGLDGWTITTPGTQELIARPEHPLLLFNLKIALEWDASHSPTYLQKLESDLHRASRYLYDFTNGQVALGKISVYQNGEQLNYADVVIHATNRLRPFASEGGIVLTKTLDLEHPEVIYDIGQVHIGSHWNRNGIPGEDISTDWSVILAHELSHYLFFMEDTYLGIQADQLLVPVDTCAGSAMGDVYLPTNTEFVFDPEVWQAHCQETLAAQELKRTEWETLRLWYPALITPTMPLAGPQQMPFVFTNVQIVDPLTPTTPLVDPTLYLEYAGNTTSSAKARGFLITNQQTPALTDDTIMPLGSTVNNQNRILGRGAQPGDRFCLFDRGTQHFGCEVLSIDDQYITLKHDAAWKPLVTLSPVTSTTLKLQVTGIQPGLSLQARLFPDDGSAGSPVLLEHFGDGYRGSLVSQYPSMSGHIQVWVEEPASETNPRRETLIAYSIGGNPGYYRGGGGYYRGGGGYYRGGGGYYRLGGAPLLSPDGQMTFYTKATFEVGQFYAIQEMAELPALPAGVVNVGQGYQLVTAQQTQPISGSVSFQYLGYDLITANVEEPDLAIGFWNGTYWERLSTVLNTTYNVAAAHAPKPGIYTLIGGHSQPSVQSLTPTMITSGLTNTLLVSGNNLLAPATLHLQTLTSTISLSVTLHNSSSGSITLTAALAPGYYRTSLTNGDGSSVPAPALALYPPTPACFAETFNSQLGKWQIQGTWATSRLASGEVALDDSPGHAYAQAVAPNQYLTSTLTFHEPINLANCQHPVLSFEHDYVFARTAAGDDHGSVEVSTDNGLTWQIIADFTGGGAHGLRPATPSSDEWSTPHWKPVRISLRSFQNQTIRLRLRMTVDRDGSDRGWLLDNLMINQSQPIYLPLINR, encoded by the coding sequence ATGTTTCTTTTGAGTACGTTACACCGATTTCGAATCATCGCATTATTGCTGCTAACCCTTAGTTTCCTGCCACATACCCACACCAATCAGCAACTCTTGGCTGCGCCAGCATCCCCCCAAACAGTAACGCTTGAGCCAATTTGGCTAGCAAATGATCGTTATGAAACAACCTCAACCGCCTGGGGTGATAGCGATAATGATGGATGGCTCGATGTTTTCTTCGGCGACGATGCTGGCGGTATTCGAATGTATCGCAATCAACGAGGGAGCCTAGAACCACTGCCAAGTTGGTACGTTGATGTCGATGATAACGACCGGGTGCGCGATATTGCCCTTGGCGATATGAATCGTGACAATTGGCTTGATCTCGTTGTAGTCACCTTCGATGGGCCGATTCTAATCTACCTCAATCAACAGGGCCACTTTCCAAACCATCCAAGTTGGCGCTCCCCACTACTTCACCACGGTTGGAGCTTAGCACTTGGCGATATGAATGGCGACGGCAACTTAGATGTTGTGGTTGCCTGCTATAAAAACAAAGCAGTCATGTATTACAACCAAGGCGATGGAACCTTGGGTGCAAGTCCTGTCTGGAATTCGGACATAGCCTTGCCAGCAGTCTATGTGGCACTTGATGATGTTGATGGCGATCATGATCTCGATGCAGCTTTTGCCAACTATAGTGGCAACGCTAAAACTCAAGTCTATCACAACCTAAATGGCCTGCTTACGGCGAATCCAGTCTGGCAAGCACCCCAAATTGAAGCCTCTACCAGTGTCGTATGGCGGAATATTGATCACGATACCTATCCCGAGCTGTTTATTGCCAGCGAAAGCCATGGTAATCGCTTTTTTGACAATATCAGTGGAACGTTGGCCCTAACCCCAACTTGGTCGTCAACGAACCCTGATAAAACTCAAGACTTAATCGTAGAAGATATTGATGGTGACTATGATTTAGATGTTATTAGCGTGAGTGGTAATACGCCACAACAACCGCATGGCCCGATGCAGATCTATCTTGCACAAGCTGGAACTTACCCAGAAACTCCCGACTGGACTTCAAACGAGCGGGATATATCCTATGGTTTAGCGGCTGGCGATATTGATAATGATGGTGATCTGGATATCATCCGTTCAAATAACGAAGATCCAAACCGACTGTATCTCAATGGACAAGCGCCATTTGCAGCGCCGCAATGGGCGCTTCCAGTAGGTATATCGGTGCGTGGAATGGCGTGGGGCGATTTCGATGCTGATAACTTGCTCGATCTTGCTATTGCAAGTTATCAAGGAGTACAAGTTTATCAGAATATCGGCGGCTCTCTCTCAACTACGCCCATCTGGCAATCGTCTGGCCAAGACAATCTCTTTGATATTGCTTGGGCCGACATGAATATGGATGGAAAGCTTGATCTGGTGACTGCAAGTCGCACAGGTTTAGCCATGTTTCTTAATCATGGCGATGGAAATTTTGGCCCTAATGGACGGCCAGGTTGGCAAGATGTCCGGCTTGGCACCGACTATGCCTCGCTAGCGATTGGCGACGTTGATAATGATGGCGATCTTGACATGGCTGTCGGGCGAAATCAAGCCCCAATTTATATTCTTGGCAATCGGGCGACTGAACCACCACCAATTGGTCAAACGCAACCCTTTAGTGTAACAATGTATGATGCATGGGTCGCTCCAGTTGTACAGGCAACTCGCAATCTAGCTTGGGGCGATGTTGATGGTGATGGCGATATCGATCTGGCGGTTGCAAATGATGGTCAGCCAACCCAAGTTTATCGTAACGATGGATTACGTGACCCCTTAGCACTAACCCCACACTATCAATTTAATCTGCTTTGGAACAATATAACCTACCGTGATCGGACTCGGGATATTGCTTGGGCCGATATTAATAGCGATGGTCTACAAGATCTCTTGGTTGCTAACTATAATCAACCAAATCGCGTGTTTCTCAACCAAGGCGAAACATTGGATGTACGACCGATCTGGTCATCACGCGAAAACGACCCATCGAATGGACTTGAAGCATGTGATATCGAAGGTGACGGCGATCTTGATCTGTTGGCCTTTAACGAAGGTACTCCCAGTCGGCTGTACCTTAACGAAGCTGGCAGCCTGAGTCGCTCAGCTTTATGGTCAACCCCAACCGCTGGGCGAGCTTTTGCCGGGGCTTGCGGCGATGCCGATGCTGATGGTGATCACGATCTAGCGATCGCTTATCTCAGTGCAAGCGGCGAAAACCAAGGTACAAATCCCGCTGATACAATTACCACAGCGATCTATCAAAACCAACGCTTCAACCTCCTGCATCAAGGCGTTATTCCACAACCCTTGCTTGAACATCCTGGTGGGTTAGCCGCAGATGGGATCGCCAACCCGACGATTTTGAGTGATCCCCAACTACCAATTAGCTATAGCCTGCGGTATGCCCCAGCTCGTCAGGTTGATCTAGCCTTCTCACGCATGGGTGGTGGTCACTGGACTGCTGCAATTCCATTAAGCGGAACGCTTGGTGAACCAAATCTTGGGCCAAATAGCTATACTTGGGATCTTTTCAGGAGTGGAGTTCGTGGCAGCAACGATACAATGGCGGTTCAGCTTCGAATGTATCCTAGTGTACTGCCTCAGGCGCATAGTACTGCTGGTAGCTATCGTTATGGAGCCTATACAACGAACTCATTTCCATTCCGAGTGCGTGGCACAGGCGTGCGGGTGCTGCATGCCACCGCCGAGCAACCACCAATCGCTGCGGCAGGAGCAATCGTCTACCGACTAGGCGCAGGTCAAAGCGGCGGTGGGCGGCCTATGGCAGCAAGTCAGGGCAGTGCGCCATTTATTACCGATGGTCAAGGCTACTTGCAAGGCCAAAGCGAATTACGGCCAGATGATCGCTTAATCGCCCTTGTGCCAATTACAACAACCTATGCCTACAGCCTTTATCATACAAATGGGGTTCCTACTGAGATGGGCTTGGATGGTTGGACGATCACCACGCCCGGCACGCAAGAGTTGATTGCGCGACCAGAACATCCATTATTGCTCTTTAACTTGAAAATTGCGCTCGAATGGGATGCATCACACTCCCCCACCTACCTGCAAAAACTTGAGTCAGATCTCCATCGCGCTTCACGCTATCTCTATGACTTTACTAATGGCCAGGTAGCCTTAGGAAAAATAAGCGTCTACCAGAATGGAGAGCAACTCAATTATGCCGATGTTGTGATCCATGCAACAAATCGGCTCCGACCTTTCGCCAGCGAGGGCGGAATCGTCTTAACCAAAACCCTTGATCTTGAACATCCTGAGGTGATCTACGATATAGGACAAGTGCATATTGGTTCCCACTGGAATCGCAATGGAATTCCTGGCGAAGATATTAGCACTGATTGGTCGGTTATTCTTGCCCATGAATTAAGCCATTATTTATTTTTCATGGAAGACACTTACCTTGGAATCCAAGCAGATCAGCTCTTGGTTCCGGTGGATACATGCGCGGGAAGCGCGATGGGTGATGTGTATCTTCCAACAAATACCGAATTTGTCTTTGATCCTGAGGTGTGGCAAGCACACTGTCAGGAAACCCTCGCAGCGCAGGAGTTAAAACGAACTGAATGGGAAACACTTCGGCTTTGGTATCCGGCACTGATAACTCCGACTATGCCGCTGGCTGGGCCACAACAAATGCCTTTCGTCTTCACGAATGTGCAAATCGTTGACCCCTTGACTCCTACCACTCCTTTGGTTGATCCTACCTTATACTTAGAATATGCTGGTAATACAACCAGTTCAGCCAAAGCTCGCGGATTCTTGATTACAAACCAGCAGACCCCAGCTCTAACTGACGATACGATTATGCCTCTGGGCAGTACTGTCAACAATCAAAACCGCATCTTAGGCCGAGGGGCACAGCCGGGCGATCGGTTTTGTCTTTTTGATCGTGGCACACAACACTTTGGTTGTGAAGTGTTGAGCATCGATGATCAATATATTACGCTTAAGCATGATGCTGCTTGGAAACCACTCGTAACGCTCTCGCCAGTTACCAGCACAACCCTCAAACTTCAGGTAACTGGAATTCAACCAGGCTTAAGTTTACAAGCACGGCTCTTTCCTGATGATGGATCGGCTGGTTCACCAGTACTGCTTGAGCATTTTGGCGATGGCTACCGTGGAAGCTTGGTAAGCCAATATCCCTCGATGAGTGGCCATATTCAAGTATGGGTTGAAGAGCCAGCAAGTGAGACAAACCCACGCCGCGAAACACTTATCGCCTACTCAATTGGCGGAAACCCAGGCTACTATCGCGGTGGTGGCGGTTACTATCGCGGTGGTGGCGGTTACTATCGCGGTGGTGGCGGTTACTATCGGTTGGGTGGTGCACCGTTACTATCTCCCGATGGACAGATGACCTTCTATACCAAAGCGACCTTTGAAGTTGGCCAATTTTATGCGATTCAAGAGATGGCCGAACTTCCGGCTTTACCAGCAGGGGTGGTAAACGTGGGGCAAGGCTATCAACTCGTTACCGCCCAACAAACCCAACCAATTTCAGGCTCAGTTAGTTTTCAATATCTTGGTTATGATCTGATTACAGCCAATGTTGAAGAGCCAGATTTAGCGATTGGCTTTTGGAATGGAACCTATTGGGAGCGTTTATCGACCGTTTTGAACACAACCTATAATGTTGCCGCGGCTCATGCGCCAAAGCCAGGCATCTATACATTAATAGGTGGGCATTCGCAGCCAAGCGTTCAAAGTTTAACACCAACCATGATCACCAGTGGGCTTACCAACACATTGCTGGTAAGCGGCAACAACTTACTGGCACCAGCAACACTTCACTTGCAAACGCTAACCAGCACGATCAGTTTAAGCGTTACATTGCATAACTCCAGCAGTGGCAGCATAACCCTAACCGCTGCACTTGCCCCAGGTTATTACCGAACGAGCTTAACCAATGGTGATGGGTCAAGCGTACCAGCACCAGCACTCGCCCTTTACCCACCAACACCTGCATGTTTTGCTGAAACATTTAATAGCCAATTGGGCAAATGGCAAATTCAAGGAACTTGGGCTACATCGCGCTTAGCGAGTGGCGAGGTTGCCCTTGATGATAGCCCGGGCCATGCCTATGCCCAAGCCGTCGCACCAAATCAATATCTGACAAGTACCCTAACCTTCCACGAGCCAATTAACCTAGCTAATTGTCAGCATCCAGTGCTTTCCTTCGAGCACGATTACGTGTTTGCCCGAACCGCAGCAGGCGATGATCATGGGAGTGTGGAAGTTTCAACCGATAATGGCCTAACCTGGCAGATCATCGCCGATTTCACTGGCGGCGGCGCACATGGCCTACGCCCAGCAACCCCAAGCAGCGATGAATGGTCAACTCCTCATTGGAAACCAGTCAGAATCTCCCTACGTTCATTTCAGAATCAAACCATTCGTTTACGGTTGCGCATGACCGTTGACCGCGACGGATCAGATCGTGGCTGGCTGCTCGATAATCTTATGATCAACCAAAGCCAGCCGATCTATCTGCCGCTGATTAATCGATAA
- a CDS encoding DMT family transporter → MKQAVGDSSISLPPNHADPSVRRQRWLGIAAMLLSAIAFGWLGVFARLAYADGAEPITVLCLRFSIAAVVMFGILRVRGERLPRGKLLVGLLLLGGIGYVAQSLAYFVALTMASAGLVAVLLYLYPGLVTIISVVVFKERLTSRMVLALVLALAGSALAIGPIGGGKPLGIIFAISGAVIYAIYITAGSRITAQAGAIPSSTVIMSAAAVVYIGIMLARGPVWPVSMDGWLAIIGIALISTVLAIVMFFVGLERIGPTAGSTISALEPLVSVGAAVVVLHEPISLWQLGGGLLILIAVVLLARHS, encoded by the coding sequence ATGAAGCAGGCCGTTGGTGATTCATCAATTTCTTTGCCACCCAATCACGCCGACCCATCCGTTCGCCGCCAGCGCTGGCTTGGGATTGCGGCCATGTTGCTTTCGGCGATCGCTTTTGGCTGGCTGGGTGTGTTTGCACGACTGGCCTACGCCGATGGTGCTGAGCCGATCACGGTTTTATGTTTACGATTCAGTATTGCCGCTGTGGTCATGTTTGGTATTCTGCGGGTTCGTGGTGAACGGCTGCCACGTGGAAAGCTGCTCGTCGGTCTCTTGCTACTGGGTGGAATTGGCTATGTGGCTCAATCGTTGGCCTATTTTGTTGCGCTTACCATGGCCTCGGCGGGCTTAGTTGCGGTGTTGCTCTATCTCTATCCTGGCTTGGTTACCATAATCTCGGTTGTGGTTTTTAAGGAACGGCTGACCTCTCGGATGGTGCTGGCGCTAGTGTTGGCATTGGCAGGCTCGGCGTTGGCAATCGGGCCGATTGGTGGTGGCAAGCCGCTCGGTATCATTTTCGCAATCAGCGGGGCGGTGATCTACGCTATTTATATTACGGCGGGGAGCCGAATTACTGCCCAAGCTGGAGCCATCCCTTCATCAACCGTGATTATGAGTGCAGCAGCAGTGGTATATATTGGAATAATGCTTGCCCGAGGTCCGGTCTGGCCAGTAAGCATGGACGGTTGGCTGGCGATTATTGGGATTGCCCTGATTTCCACCGTGTTGGCGATTGTTATGTTTTTTGTTGGACTCGAACGGATTGGCCCAACGGCGGGATCGACGATCTCAGCATTGGAACCCTTGGTATCAGTGGGTGCAGCGGTTGTCGTTCTGCATGAACCAATTAGCCTCTGGCAACTTGGTGGTGGCTTGCTCATTCTGATAGCTGTGGTCTTGCTAGCACGCCATTCGTGA
- a CDS encoding undecaprenyl-diphosphate phosphatase: MAQTSLEQTDLSPRREALQLWIPLGIVLLLTIVTTFFLTGQYQIAAGKGIVQGLGEPLPISSSAHLIVVPWFFNWQDPFFQTQTFDVALHMGTLIALLLFFWRDWLNLIMHMHQPRSQQGRMFWFIVLASIPAGIVGLLLDSLAEEYFLDKYLVIAATMSIMGVVLYIADRFAPRRYELSDLTWKHALLVGCAQALALIPGVSRSGSTMTMGRALGFTRETAARFSFLMAIPITFGAGVLKLRDIDSSQLTAPFWLGISVSFVVGALAVGFLLRYVRTNSFLPFIIYRLVIAAVIVAVYLAR, encoded by the coding sequence ATGGCTCAGACATCACTCGAACAAACTGACTTGTCGCCACGTCGCGAGGCCTTACAACTCTGGATTCCCTTGGGGATTGTGCTGCTTTTGACGATTGTGACGACCTTCTTTTTAACTGGTCAGTATCAAATTGCCGCTGGCAAGGGGATTGTGCAAGGCTTGGGCGAGCCGTTACCAATTTCGTCATCGGCACATTTAATTGTTGTGCCATGGTTTTTCAATTGGCAAGATCCCTTTTTTCAAACCCAAACCTTTGATGTTGCCCTGCATATGGGCACATTAATTGCTTTGCTGTTGTTTTTTTGGCGCGATTGGTTGAATTTGATTATGCATATGCATCAACCACGCAGCCAACAAGGCCGCATGTTTTGGTTTATCGTGTTGGCATCAATTCCAGCTGGGATTGTCGGTTTGCTCTTAGATAGTTTGGCGGAAGAGTATTTTCTTGATAAATATTTGGTGATTGCCGCCACAATGAGCATTATGGGAGTTGTGCTCTACATTGCTGATCGCTTTGCCCCGCGCCGTTATGAGTTGAGCGACTTGACTTGGAAACATGCCTTGTTGGTTGGCTGCGCTCAAGCATTGGCATTAATTCCTGGGGTTTCACGCTCTGGCAGTACCATGACGATGGGTCGTGCCTTGGGTTTTACCCGCGAAACTGCCGCGCGTTTCTCGTTTTTAATGGCGATTCCCATTACCTTTGGGGCTGGTGTGCTTAAATTGCGCGATATTGATAGCTCGCAATTGACTGCACCCTTTTGGCTGGGAATTAGCGTCTCATTTGTGGTGGGAGCATTGGCGGTTGGCTTTTTGCTGCGCTATGTTCGTACTAACTCATTTTTGCCGTTTATTATTTACCGCCTTGTAATTGCAGCGGTGATTGTGGCCGTCTATCTCGCCCGCTAA
- a CDS encoding DUF333 domain-containing protein produces the protein MIRQSILGLGLGLCASLLIACGANQPTAVPAANMVNPASAFCTQNGGTLSIRQDAAGNQTGFCGFPDGSECEEWAFQRGECRPTSQNQASSDASVKRLTMQDNNSKITLKKGEIIEIVLDSNPSTGFAWSTGPDAGKLLQQQGAAQFQSSDPNPKPGSGGTETFYFQAVEVGSGSFALAYQRGFETADPNQLFLIEVEVTE, from the coding sequence ATGATCCGTCAATCAATTCTCGGTTTGGGCCTTGGGCTGTGCGCGAGTCTCTTGATCGCTTGTGGCGCGAATCAACCAACCGCCGTGCCTGCAGCCAATATGGTCAATCCTGCTTCGGCATTTTGTACGCAAAACGGGGGCACGCTGAGTATTCGCCAAGATGCAGCTGGCAATCAAACGGGTTTTTGTGGCTTTCCCGATGGCAGCGAATGTGAAGAATGGGCCTTTCAGCGTGGCGAATGTCGCCCAACCAGCCAAAATCAAGCAAGCAGCGATGCCAGCGTCAAGCGGCTGACCATGCAAGATAACAATAGCAAAATTACCCTAAAAAAAGGCGAGATCATCGAAATTGTGCTGGACAGCAACCCCAGCACGGGCTTTGCTTGGAGCACTGGCCCTGATGCTGGCAAACTGTTGCAGCAACAAGGCGCAGCGCAATTTCAATCCTCAGATCCAAATCCGAAACCAGGCTCTGGCGGCACCGAAACCTTCTATTTCCAAGCGGTCGAAGTTGGCTCAGGCAGTTTTGCCTTGGCGTATCAGCGTGGCTTTGAGACTGCTGACCCCAACCAACTCTTTTTAATCGAGGTTGAGGTTACCGAATAA